From a region of the uncultured Desulfatiglans sp. genome:
- a CDS encoding UDP-N-acetylmuramoyl-tripeptide--D-alanyl-D-alanine ligase produces the protein MALIWYETTAGRIAETMKARWIQGDPDVRFQGIATDSRQTCQGKLFWALKGEFFDAHDFLEQAVAKGASGLLVQSGRTLPPLTREEIVVLAVEDPIRALGNLAAWWRHQVPIKVVTVTGSAGKTTTKEMIATILNLGEKTLWNEGNLNNLIGLPLTLFRLETEHRCAVLEMGMNRKGEIAALTDIADPDVGVITNVGPAHTEGLGDLAGVAAAKVEMIERIRSTASVVVNGDNQPLMEAVAGFDRPVVTFGFSPGNTVRAERIDAHGHEGFAFDLVYGGRTYPMTISVPGLQNVWNALGAAAAALCLSIHPDQIAEGLRLFKGMHGRFEILFLGSNILLVDDTYNANPLALETTLASLEALAAGGRRIVIGLGDMLELGDAALHAHREAGRRVTETGAEWFLAAGRHASDMQAGAIEAGMPPDRIRVVANATAMLETIVPLLREGDLVFLKGSRRMGLDLVSRGLHETFGEGEQA, from the coding sequence GTGGCGCTGATCTGGTACGAAACGACCGCCGGCCGCATCGCCGAAACCATGAAGGCCCGATGGATCCAGGGTGACCCGGATGTCCGTTTTCAGGGAATCGCAACGGATTCTCGTCAAACATGCCAAGGAAAGCTGTTCTGGGCCTTGAAGGGAGAATTTTTCGACGCTCATGACTTCCTCGAGCAGGCCGTCGCAAAGGGGGCTTCCGGTCTCCTCGTCCAGTCGGGGCGAACTCTGCCGCCGCTCACACGCGAGGAAATCGTCGTACTGGCCGTCGAAGATCCCATCCGCGCCCTCGGCAATCTTGCTGCCTGGTGGCGACATCAGGTCCCCATCAAGGTCGTCACGGTGACGGGCAGTGCCGGAAAAACGACCACGAAGGAGATGATTGCCACCATCTTGAACCTTGGAGAAAAAACCCTCTGGAACGAGGGGAATCTCAATAATTTAATCGGCCTCCCGTTGACCCTTTTCAGGCTCGAGACCGAGCACCGCTGTGCCGTTCTGGAGATGGGCATGAACCGCAAGGGCGAGATCGCCGCCCTGACTGATATCGCCGACCCCGATGTCGGTGTCATCACGAACGTTGGACCGGCACACACCGAAGGACTCGGGGATCTGGCGGGCGTTGCCGCCGCAAAAGTGGAGATGATCGAGCGGATCAGGAGCACGGCCTCCGTGGTCGTCAACGGCGACAATCAGCCATTGATGGAAGCGGTCGCCGGATTCGACCGGCCCGTGGTCACTTTCGGTTTCTCCCCCGGCAACACGGTCCGCGCCGAACGGATCGATGCCCACGGCCACGAGGGATTCGCCTTCGATCTCGTTTACGGGGGACGCACTTACCCGATGACCATCTCCGTCCCAGGGCTGCAGAATGTCTGGAATGCGCTCGGCGCGGCCGCGGCGGCCCTTTGCCTGAGCATCCATCCGGATCAGATCGCGGAAGGATTGCGCCTCTTCAAAGGCATGCACGGACGCTTCGAGATCCTCTTCCTCGGAAGCAACATCCTGTTGGTGGATGATACTTACAACGCAAACCCGCTCGCCCTCGAAACGACGCTTGCCTCCCTCGAGGCGTTGGCGGCCGGAGGAAGGCGCATCGTCATCGGCCTGGGAGACATGCTCGAACTGGGTGACGCGGCTCTCCATGCGCATCGCGAGGCAGGCCGGCGCGTCACGGAAACCGGGGCGGAGTGGTTCCTGGCGGCTGGGCGCCATGCCTCCGATATGCAGGCGGGCGCGATCGAGGCCGGGATGCCGCCGGACCGCATCCGCGTGGTCGCCAATGCCACGGCCATGCTGGAGACAATCGTCCCGCTGCTGAGGGAGGGAGACCTGGTCTTCCTAAAGGGCTCCCGCAGGATGGGACTCGATCTCGTCAGCAGGGGGCTGCACGAAACCTTCGGCGAAGGAGAACAGGCATGA
- the spo0F gene encoding Sporulation initiation phosphotransferase F produces MIRKGMKILVVDDEPNMRILLSEVLRSQGFDVCVAENGMESLERMGSQEFDLVITDIRMPILDGIEMLKRMKQANRRERIIVMSATWAELGDGREDLPDVMMHFEKPFQLDHLLTAVHAAADTSDRLAAAL; encoded by the coding sequence ATGATCAGAAAGGGCATGAAAATACTCGTGGTCGACGACGAACCGAACATGCGCATCCTCCTGTCCGAGGTCCTGCGCTCCCAGGGCTTCGACGTCTGCGTAGCGGAAAACGGCATGGAGTCCCTGGAACGGATGGGGTCCCAGGAATTCGACCTGGTCATCACGGATATTCGGATGCCCATCCTGGACGGCATCGAGATGCTGAAGCGGATGAAACAGGCCAACCGGCGGGAGAGGATCATCGTCATGTCTGCGACCTGGGCAGAGCTCGGAGATGGACGCGAGGATCTGCCCGACGTCATGATGCATTTCGAAAAACCGTTTCAGCTAGACCACCTATTGACAGCCGTTCATGCCGCGGCGGACACCTCCGACCGGCTGGCGGCTGCCCTTTGA
- the mraY gene encoding phospho-N-acetylmuramoyl-pentapeptide transferase (Evidence 2a : Function from experimental evidences in other organisms; PubMedId : 10564498, 215212, 2179861; Product type e : enzyme) translates to MIYKLIMLFQTDVTWLNVFRYITFRTILATLTALCISFLFGPWVISRLRALQIGQYIREEGPASHKPKAGTPTMGGCLIIPAILASSLAWSDPANLLVWVVIFVLISFGAIGFADDYLKTVRKNNRGLSPSRKFSLQVAAALITAIVLYIYPGIDTRLSIPFLKNITPDLGLFYIPFAVFVIVGASNAVNLTDGLDGLAIGPTAIAFTAYVVFAYLAGHARIAAYLQIPYVGAAGEISVICGAAVGAGLGFLWFNAYPAEIFMGDVGSLSLGAGLGAAALVTKQEIVLALVGGLFVFEALSVIFQVGYFKLTGGHRIFRMAPIHHHFELKGWPEPKVIVRFWIISIILALMSISTLKLR, encoded by the coding sequence ATGATCTACAAACTCATCATGCTCTTTCAGACGGACGTCACCTGGTTGAACGTGTTTCGCTACATCACGTTCAGGACGATCCTCGCCACCCTCACGGCCCTGTGCATCTCCTTCCTCTTCGGTCCGTGGGTGATCAGTCGCCTGCGGGCCTTGCAGATCGGACAGTACATTCGCGAAGAGGGACCGGCGAGCCACAAACCCAAGGCCGGGACTCCCACCATGGGCGGGTGCCTGATCATCCCCGCCATTCTGGCCTCCTCTCTCGCCTGGTCGGATCCAGCCAATCTCCTCGTCTGGGTCGTGATCTTCGTCCTGATATCGTTCGGGGCCATCGGCTTCGCAGACGATTATCTGAAGACGGTGCGCAAGAACAACCGCGGGCTCAGCCCGTCAAGAAAATTCTCTCTGCAGGTGGCTGCAGCCCTCATCACGGCGATCGTGCTCTATATTTACCCCGGAATCGACACCCGGCTGAGCATCCCCTTTCTGAAAAACATCACCCCCGACCTGGGGCTGTTCTACATCCCCTTCGCAGTCTTCGTCATCGTCGGGGCGTCGAACGCCGTCAACCTGACAGACGGCCTCGATGGTCTGGCCATCGGGCCGACCGCTATCGCCTTCACCGCCTACGTCGTCTTCGCCTACCTGGCCGGGCACGCCAGGATCGCCGCATACCTGCAAATCCCATACGTCGGCGCAGCCGGCGAGATATCGGTGATCTGCGGGGCCGCCGTGGGTGCGGGACTGGGCTTCCTGTGGTTCAACGCCTATCCCGCGGAAATATTCATGGGCGACGTTGGTTCTCTGTCCCTCGGTGCCGGACTGGGAGCGGCCGCGCTCGTAACCAAACAGGAGATCGTGCTGGCGCTGGTAGGCGGTCTGTTTGTCTTCGAAGCGCTTTCGGTGATCTTTCAGGTGGGATATTTCAAACTGACCGGCGGCCACCGCATCTTTCGAATGGCGCCGATTCATCACCATTTTGAATTGAAGGGATGGCCCGAACCCAAGGTCATCGTCCGGTTCTGGATTATCTCGATCATACTGGCACTGATGTCGATCAGCACGTTGAAGCTCAGATGA
- the murD gene encoding UDP-N-acetylmuramoylalanine--D-glutamate ligase: MQDRRTPAADRSTPPSRMELTHPPDVRGRKAVVAGLGVSGIASARWLLQAGAQVTISEIRRLEAFDPKLVAELQSAGITLEAGGHLKETFFQGDLIVLSPGVPLGMPLCVGAREKGIPVIGEMELAVHILRTPVIAITGTNGKSTVTECLGELLHLAGLKAFVGGNLGTPLMTYAIGPQTDDWVVAEVSSFQLDTSPSLHPRAAVILNITPDHLDRYADFNAYVLSKHAIARNQEPGDHLILNDADPHLAQFEPAGPTILRYGLDETERRHAFIRDGAVVVRMPAGSFHRFSLGSFALPGRHNLENVMAVILTALAVGIPETAVQQAVDRFRALPNRLEKVGEHDGVSFYNDSKATNVDAAVRSIESVPAPIVLIAGGRHKGADYKPLAETGEKRIRHAILIGEARDLIAADFSGRIASSSAETLEAAVAKAFSLAKPGDTVLLAPACSSFDMFSDYAHRGRVFREAVEALGHG; encoded by the coding sequence ATGCAGGACCGCCGCACCCCGGCAGCAGACCGATCAACCCCCCCTTCCCGGATGGAACTCACCCACCCGCCCGATGTCCGTGGTCGAAAGGCCGTTGTCGCGGGTCTGGGCGTTTCCGGCATTGCATCCGCCCGCTGGCTGCTGCAGGCCGGCGCTCAGGTGACCATCAGCGAAATCCGCCGGCTGGAGGCCTTCGATCCGAAGCTCGTCGCCGAACTGCAGTCCGCCGGGATCACGCTCGAGGCCGGCGGCCATCTGAAGGAGACCTTTTTTCAGGGCGATCTGATCGTCCTCAGCCCCGGCGTACCCCTCGGAATGCCCTTGTGCGTGGGCGCCCGGGAAAAAGGAATCCCGGTCATCGGCGAGATGGAGCTTGCCGTACATATCCTCCGCACCCCTGTCATCGCCATCACCGGGACCAACGGTAAATCCACGGTCACCGAGTGCCTGGGCGAGCTTCTTCACCTTGCTGGGCTGAAGGCCTTCGTGGGTGGAAACCTCGGCACCCCGCTCATGACCTACGCCATCGGCCCCCAAACCGACGACTGGGTCGTGGCGGAGGTGAGCAGTTTCCAGTTGGACACCAGTCCGAGCTTGCATCCACGGGCGGCGGTCATCCTGAATATCACCCCCGACCATCTCGATCGCTATGCCGATTTCAATGCCTATGTCCTATCGAAACATGCCATCGCCCGCAACCAGGAACCGGGGGACCACCTGATCCTGAACGACGCCGACCCTCACCTGGCACAGTTCGAACCTGCCGGGCCGACCATCCTCCGGTACGGCCTGGATGAGACGGAAAGGCGCCACGCCTTCATCCGTGACGGGGCCGTGGTCGTGCGCATGCCGGCCGGGTCTTTTCACCGTTTTTCACTCGGGTCCTTCGCCCTCCCCGGCCGTCATAATCTCGAGAACGTCATGGCGGTAATCCTGACCGCCCTCGCCGTGGGCATCCCTGAAACCGCTGTACAGCAAGCCGTCGACCGTTTTCGTGCCCTGCCCAACCGCCTGGAGAAGGTCGGCGAGCACGATGGGGTCTCTTTTTACAACGATTCCAAGGCCACCAATGTAGATGCAGCCGTTCGTTCTATCGAAAGCGTGCCCGCCCCGATCGTACTGATCGCTGGGGGCAGACACAAGGGTGCGGATTACAAGCCCCTCGCCGAGACAGGTGAAAAGCGCATCCGGCACGCCATCCTGATCGGGGAGGCCAGAGACCTGATCGCGGCCGATTTCTCGGGCAGAATCGCGTCTTCTTCGGCCGAGACCCTCGAGGCGGCGGTCGCCAAGGCCTTCTCGCTGGCGAAGCCCGGCGATACGGTCCTCCTCGCCCCCGCCTGCTCGAGCTTCGACATGTTCTCCGATTATGCCCATCGAGGTAGGGTATTCCGTGAAGCGGTGGAGGCGCTCGGCCATGGCTGA
- the ftsW gene encoding integral membrane protein involved in stabilizing FstZ ring during cell division (Evidence 2a : Function from experimental evidences in other organisms; PubMedId : 2197603, 7961485, 9006034, 9218774, 9603865; Product type cp : cell process) translates to MAEKQTANSGYDLMLLIPTVFLLAIGLVVVYSASSNLAALRMNDGNYFLKRQAVYCILGILMMIILRNVPEKYLHRGAYPLLGLSLALLLALHIPGLGLHAGGATRWLRLGGLAFQPSEMAKFSLAVFLAYSMAKKGPEMSSFRKGVLFHLAVTGVMMLLILSQPDLGTTVIIGAWTFVMLFVGGARFWQLGILAAAAIPPLIYMIMHAEYRVKRLMAFLDPWEDPQGIGFQIIHSFLAFGSGGLLGVGLGNSKQKLFYLPEPHTDFALSIAAEEMGFVGVALITILFGILIMRGVYIALNARDLYSSYLAFGLSFFLGLQVLINMSVVMGLLPTKGLTLPFISYGGSALVMNLMAVGILMRISAKQ, encoded by the coding sequence ATGGCTGAAAAACAGACCGCCAACTCCGGCTATGATCTCATGCTCCTGATCCCGACGGTGTTTCTACTCGCGATCGGCCTGGTCGTCGTCTACAGCGCGAGTTCCAATCTGGCGGCCCTGCGAATGAACGACGGCAATTATTTCCTTAAAAGACAGGCCGTTTACTGCATCCTCGGAATTCTGATGATGATCATTCTCAGAAACGTCCCTGAAAAATATCTGCACCGTGGGGCCTATCCGCTGCTGGGTTTGAGCCTTGCGCTTCTGCTCGCCCTGCACATCCCCGGTCTGGGCCTGCATGCAGGCGGCGCCACTCGTTGGCTGCGGCTGGGCGGGCTCGCCTTTCAGCCATCCGAAATGGCCAAATTCTCCTTGGCCGTCTTCCTGGCCTATTCCATGGCCAAGAAGGGACCGGAGATGTCCAGCTTCAGGAAAGGCGTGCTTTTCCACCTCGCCGTGACAGGCGTCATGATGCTCCTGATCCTTTCTCAGCCGGACCTGGGGACGACCGTCATCATCGGGGCCTGGACCTTCGTCATGCTGTTCGTGGGAGGAGCCCGCTTCTGGCAGCTCGGCATCCTCGCAGCTGCAGCCATCCCCCCGCTGATATACATGATCATGCACGCGGAATACCGAGTAAAGCGCTTGATGGCCTTTCTCGACCCCTGGGAGGACCCTCAGGGGATCGGATTCCAGATCATTCATTCCTTTCTGGCCTTCGGTTCGGGTGGGCTCCTGGGCGTAGGACTCGGAAACAGCAAGCAAAAACTTTTTTATCTCCCGGAGCCGCACACGGATTTCGCACTTTCGATCGCCGCGGAGGAGATGGGCTTCGTAGGCGTGGCCTTGATCACCATCCTCTTCGGGATTTTGATCATGCGAGGCGTCTACATCGCCCTTAACGCACGCGACCTCTATTCAAGCTACCTGGCCTTCGGCCTCAGTTTCTTTCTGGGGCTCCAGGTCCTGATCAACATGAGCGTCGTTATGGGGCTGCTGCCAACCAAGGGCCTGACGCTGCCCTTCATCAGCTACGGAGGGTCGGCCCTGGTGATGAATCTGATGGCTGTCGGCATTCTTATGCGCATTTCGGCAAAACAGTAA
- the murG gene encoding UDP-N-acetylglucosamine--N-acetylmuramyl-(pentapeptide) pyrophosphoryl-undecaprenol N-acetylglucosamine transferase, with protein sequence MRSIENTPRFIIAGGGTGGHLFPGIAVAEEIRVRIPGAVTVFIISHRPMEAEILARHGEATRSIDIEGLQGRGWRRKFSSAAMVPRSILQCRAILTECQPTAVIGMGGYSAGPACLAARWMGIPTAIHEQNSFPGLTNRWLSRVVDRVYISFEESRPYLKGDRIVLTGNPVRKEILAVRGKEPAAGSPFTLLVVGGSQGAKAINEVMIPAVASLVQNGRAFRIIHQTGKDDFESVQRGYRAHGVPAEVFPFIDDMAGAYAEAHLVIGRAGATTVFELAAAGKPSVLVPYPYAANNHQESNALSLVHAGGALMIRQSELTGGKLAGVISDLAAHPERLDEMRRNVALLSRPDAAAAIVNGILQCAEERGSLRS encoded by the coding sequence ATGCGGAGCATCGAAAATACACCCCGCTTCATCATCGCCGGCGGCGGAACCGGAGGGCATCTGTTCCCCGGAATCGCCGTAGCGGAGGAGATCCGGGTTCGCATCCCCGGCGCCGTCACCGTGTTCATCATCAGTCATCGTCCGATGGAAGCCGAGATCCTGGCCCGCCACGGGGAGGCCACCCGGAGCATCGACATCGAAGGCCTCCAGGGCCGGGGATGGCGCCGGAAGTTTTCTTCTGCAGCGATGGTGCCGCGCAGCATTCTTCAATGCCGGGCCATCCTGACAGAATGTCAGCCGACTGCCGTGATCGGCATGGGAGGGTACTCGGCGGGGCCCGCATGCCTCGCCGCCAGATGGATGGGCATCCCGACGGCGATCCACGAGCAGAACTCCTTCCCCGGCTTGACGAATCGCTGGCTGTCGCGGGTGGTCGACCGCGTCTATATCTCGTTCGAAGAGAGCCGCCCTTACCTGAAGGGTGATCGGATCGTGCTCACGGGAAACCCGGTCAGGAAGGAAATCCTCGCCGTCCGGGGAAAAGAGCCTGCCGCGGGCTCGCCTTTCACCCTCCTCGTGGTCGGTGGGAGCCAGGGGGCAAAGGCCATCAACGAGGTGATGATACCGGCCGTTGCAAGCCTGGTGCAGAACGGAAGGGCGTTCAGGATCATCCACCAGACCGGGAAGGACGACTTCGAGTCGGTCCAGCGAGGATACAGGGCTCACGGTGTCCCGGCGGAGGTTTTCCCGTTCATAGATGACATGGCCGGGGCTTACGCCGAAGCGCACCTCGTCATCGGGCGCGCCGGCGCCACGACGGTCTTCGAACTCGCTGCAGCCGGAAAACCGTCCGTCTTGGTGCCGTATCCCTATGCGGCGAACAACCATCAGGAATCGAATGCCCTGAGCCTCGTCCATGCCGGGGGCGCGCTCATGATCCGGCAGTCCGAGCTGACCGGTGGAAAGCTTGCCGGTGTCATTTCAGACCTGGCAGCCCATCCTGAGCGGCTGGATGAAATGAGGCGGAACGTCGCCCTGCTGAGCCGGCCGGACGCCGCCGCGGCGATCGTGAACGGCATTCTGCAATGCGCGGAGGAGCGAGGTTCGCTCCGCAGCTGA
- the murC gene encoding UDP-N-acetylmuramate:L-alanine ligase (Evidence 2a : Function from experimental evidences in other organisms; PubMedId : 12876369, 2197603, 7601127, 9166795; Product type e : enzyme), with protein MRPFGKTKRIHFVGIGGIGMSGIAELLLNLGYEVSGSDLRVSQVTRRLAGLGAAVFEGHQAEHTLGADVVVFSSAVAPDNPELVAARELAIPVIPRAEMLAELMRLKYGIAVAGAHGKTTATSMVASILTNGGLDPTVVIGGRLDIWGGSNAKPGQGPFLVAEADESDGSFLVLSPTIAVVTNIDREHMDHYRSLEALYETFVQFINKVPFYGVSVLCLDNEEIQNILPRLKKRCLTYGMTSQADLRAKDLQKHPMAVSFEVLHLNQSLGRVMVGMPGEHNVLNALAAIGVALELDLGIEIIRNGLENLGGLARRFQRKGTAGGVQVVDDYGHHPTEIMAVLRTARDCWPDNRIVVLFQPHRYSRTKDLYDRFVLAFNEADVLIIAPIYPAGERPIPGVNSVWLAQGIKERGHKDVHLCPENEDPLDMVMGILQSGDVLITLGAGDIHRVGERTLEKLDRKP; from the coding sequence ATGCGACCATTCGGCAAGACTAAGAGAATTCACTTCGTCGGCATCGGGGGCATCGGCATGAGCGGCATCGCCGAACTGCTGCTCAACCTCGGATATGAGGTGAGCGGCTCCGACCTGAGGGTCTCCCAGGTCACCCGGCGGCTCGCCGGACTGGGCGCCGCGGTCTTTGAGGGCCACCAGGCCGAGCATACCCTGGGGGCCGACGTGGTCGTATTTTCCTCGGCGGTGGCTCCGGACAACCCGGAGCTGGTTGCCGCCAGGGAACTCGCTATCCCCGTGATCCCGCGGGCTGAAATGCTGGCGGAGCTGATGCGCCTCAAATACGGGATCGCCGTGGCGGGCGCCCACGGCAAGACGACCGCTACGTCGATGGTCGCATCGATCCTGACCAATGGAGGGCTCGATCCCACCGTGGTCATCGGGGGGCGGCTGGATATTTGGGGCGGCTCGAATGCCAAACCGGGGCAGGGGCCTTTTCTCGTGGCCGAGGCCGACGAGAGCGACGGCTCTTTTCTGGTGCTTTCTCCCACCATCGCCGTGGTGACCAACATCGACCGCGAGCACATGGACCACTACCGCAGCCTGGAAGCCCTATACGAAACCTTTGTGCAGTTCATCAACAAGGTGCCCTTTTACGGCGTCTCGGTCCTGTGCCTCGACAACGAGGAGATACAGAACATCCTGCCGCGCTTGAAGAAACGCTGCCTGACCTACGGCATGACCTCGCAGGCCGACCTCCGTGCCAAGGACCTCCAAAAGCATCCCATGGCGGTCAGCTTCGAGGTGCTCCACCTGAACCAATCACTCGGGCGGGTCATGGTCGGCATGCCGGGCGAACATAACGTCCTGAACGCGCTGGCCGCCATCGGGGTCGCCCTCGAACTCGACCTCGGCATCGAAATAATCCGCAATGGACTGGAGAACCTCGGGGGGCTCGCCCGGCGATTTCAACGCAAGGGCACGGCGGGCGGCGTACAGGTGGTCGATGACTATGGCCACCATCCGACCGAGATCATGGCCGTTCTGAGGACTGCACGCGACTGCTGGCCGGACAACCGCATCGTCGTGCTCTTTCAACCACACCGTTACAGCCGGACGAAAGACCTCTACGACCGCTTCGTCCTAGCCTTCAACGAGGCCGACGTCCTGATCATCGCGCCGATTTATCCGGCGGGGGAGCGTCCCATCCCGGGGGTGAACTCGGTCTGGCTGGCGCAGGGCATCAAGGAACGCGGGCACAAGGATGTCCATCTGTGCCCCGAAAACGAGGACCCGCTCGACATGGTCATGGGCATACTCCAAAGCGGCGATGTGCTGATCACCCTCGGGGCGGGTGACATCCACCGCGTAGGGGAGCGGACCCTCGAAAAACTCGATCGGAAGCCATGA
- the murB gene encoding UDP-N-acetylenolpyruvoylglucosamine reductase produces the protein MKMTEAQRRGMEELTGAQVTWNAPMDRYTTFRIGGPAEAVYEARDREELARVLAFLRREAIPWRLLGAGSNLLVRDGGVPGVLIVLKGTLASFERAAMNPFLVTAGAGLPVRSIIRRSLADGFTGLEYLAGIPGTVGGAVAMNAGAFGKEIASSLASVSILTASGEVRVMERAELRFRYRQAEFPPETVILEAGLNVEPSSSEAVRRRLQTFVQRRKTGQPWGAASAGSVFKNPPGDFAGRLIEEAGLKGKRIGGAEISRKHANFIVNTGTATAADVLALMTLARERVHDRHGIQLEAEIQIIGEG, from the coding sequence ATGAAGATGACCGAAGCACAGCGTCGTGGAATGGAAGAACTGACCGGCGCGCAGGTGACCTGGAACGCCCCGATGGACCGATACACCACCTTTCGTATCGGAGGCCCGGCCGAAGCGGTCTATGAGGCGCGGGATAGAGAGGAACTGGCGCGGGTTCTGGCATTTCTCCGCCGCGAGGCCATCCCCTGGCGGCTCCTGGGCGCCGGGAGCAACCTCCTCGTGAGGGATGGAGGAGTGCCCGGGGTGCTCATCGTCCTGAAAGGCACCCTCGCTTCCTTTGAGCGGGCCGCCATGAACCCGTTTCTAGTGACGGCGGGGGCGGGTTTGCCTGTTCGATCGATCATACGACGATCTCTCGCCGATGGTTTTACCGGGCTCGAATATCTCGCGGGGATCCCCGGGACTGTCGGAGGCGCGGTCGCCATGAATGCGGGGGCATTCGGAAAGGAGATCGCATCGAGTCTCGCATCCGTATCCATCCTGACTGCGTCGGGCGAGGTGAGGGTCATGGAGCGCGCGGAGCTGCGTTTCCGCTACCGGCAGGCTGAGTTCCCCCCGGAGACGGTGATCCTGGAGGCCGGTCTGAACGTCGAGCCCTCTTCCTCCGAGGCGGTGCGCCGACGTCTGCAGACGTTTGTGCAAAGACGCAAAACCGGCCAACCATGGGGGGCGGCCAGCGCAGGGTCCGTCTTCAAAAATCCGCCTGGAGATTTTGCCGGCCGGCTGATCGAGGAGGCCGGGCTGAAGGGGAAACGGATCGGTGGGGCCGAGATATCCAGGAAGCACGCGAATTTCATTGTCAACACCGGGACTGCCACGGCTGCCGATGTCCTGGCACTCATGACGCTTGCACGCGAACGGGTGCATGATCGGCACGGGATTCAGCTCGAGGCGGAAATTCAAATCATAGGTGAGGGGTGA
- a CDS encoding putative POTRA domain protein, FtsQ-type (Evidence 3 : Putative function from multiple computational evidences) — protein sequence MSRGNRIKRRSDYSWIPRLLNSFGKGVLSLAGVLCAIGLLSAFFLSLYQFALLSPLLRLEIVQVEGADPVLERELMAMGKLHSGLSLAGIQLGKLKRDMEAHPWVRRVQIERRLPHTLVISVEKEEPVAIVILDQARFLNKHGELFKRVTAVDPVNFPVITGVPADSPDLPSLLARAVDILNTLGAEQPPWAADNLAEIHLKDRSDLSLYYTHMDARIECAPDALAEAMPNLRQLTSYLQEKGELERLRSINLNYTEGAVAAFAKS from the coding sequence ATGTCCAGAGGCAACCGTATCAAGCGCCGATCAGACTACAGCTGGATCCCCAGACTCTTGAACAGTTTTGGAAAAGGGGTCCTGAGCCTTGCCGGAGTCCTCTGCGCCATCGGGCTCCTGAGCGCCTTTTTCCTCTCCCTCTATCAGTTCGCCCTGCTTTCGCCGTTGCTCAGGCTGGAGATCGTGCAGGTCGAGGGCGCCGATCCCGTACTCGAAAGGGAACTCATGGCCATGGGAAAGCTGCACAGCGGTTTGAGCCTCGCCGGAATCCAGTTGGGAAAGCTCAAACGTGACATGGAAGCTCATCCCTGGGTGCGCCGTGTCCAGATCGAAAGGCGCCTTCCCCACACCCTCGTCATCAGCGTCGAGAAGGAAGAACCCGTAGCGATCGTAATCCTGGACCAAGCCCGCTTCCTGAACAAGCACGGGGAGCTTTTCAAGCGGGTCACCGCCGTAGATCCGGTCAATTTCCCGGTGATCACGGGGGTTCCGGCGGATTCCCCAGACCTCCCGAGCCTGCTTGCTCGCGCGGTCGACATCTTGAACACCTTGGGGGCCGAACAACCGCCCTGGGCAGCAGACAACCTCGCGGAGATCCACCTCAAAGATAGATCGGATCTCTCGCTCTACTACACGCACATGGATGCCCGGATCGAATGCGCGCCGGATGCCTTGGCCGAGGCCATGCCCAACCTGAGGCAACTCACGTCGTATCTCCAGGAGAAAGGCGAGTTGGAGCGGCTGAGAAGCATCAACCTGAATTATACCGAAGGCGCAGTGGCAGCCTTTGCGAAGAGCTGA